In Alistipes ihumii AP11, a genomic segment contains:
- the xerA gene encoding site-specific tyrosine recombinase/integron integrase yields MVAWENEIEGYTYYIKLEKKLSDNTVEAYLRDLRQMAAYMESEFSISDPEQVREQHVESFLAYLYDKGVEKTTQARVLSGIKSFFTYLLINDRIDSLPTEFIDTPKIGRKLPDVLSAAEVDAMLDGIDLSLPFGHRNRAIMEMLYGCGLRVTELVTLRIGDLFFEEGYVRVVGKGDKQRLVPVGDEAVRFVTLYLEQRPTMRVDPRHAETLFLNNKGRGLTRVMIYHIIREAARAAGITKHISPHTLRHSFATHLLEGGASIRQVQQMLGHESIVTTEIYTHLDGESLGKNVDLHHPLSDR; encoded by the coding sequence ATGGTTGCTTGGGAAAACGAAATCGAGGGATACACCTATTACATCAAGCTCGAGAAAAAACTGTCCGACAATACGGTCGAGGCCTATCTCCGCGATCTGAGACAGATGGCCGCCTACATGGAGAGCGAGTTTTCGATTTCCGATCCCGAGCAGGTGCGCGAGCAGCATGTCGAGTCGTTTCTGGCGTATCTGTACGACAAGGGGGTCGAGAAGACGACGCAGGCGCGCGTTCTGAGCGGAATCAAGAGCTTTTTCACCTATCTGCTGATCAACGACCGGATCGACAGCCTTCCGACCGAGTTCATCGACACGCCCAAAATCGGCCGTAAGCTGCCCGATGTGCTGTCGGCTGCCGAGGTTGACGCTATGCTCGACGGGATCGATCTGAGCCTGCCGTTCGGCCATCGCAACCGTGCGATCATGGAGATGCTCTACGGTTGCGGACTGCGTGTCACGGAGCTTGTGACGCTCCGCATCGGAGACTTGTTTTTCGAAGAGGGCTACGTCCGTGTCGTCGGCAAGGGCGACAAGCAGCGCTTGGTGCCGGTCGGTGACGAGGCAGTCCGGTTCGTTACGCTCTATTTGGAGCAGCGACCAACGATGCGCGTCGATCCGCGTCATGCCGAGACGCTGTTCCTGAACAACAAGGGACGCGGACTGACCCGTGTGATGATTTACCATATCATTCGCGAGGCAGCTCGCGCGGCCGGTATCACGAAGCATATCAGCCCGCACACGCTGCGCCATTCGTTCGCCACGCATCTGCTCGAGGGCGGCGCGAGTATCCGTCAGGTGCAGCAGATGCTCGGGCACGAGTCGATCGTCACGACCGAGATTTACACCCACCTCGATGGCGAAAGCCTCGGCAAGAACGTCGATCTGCATCATCCGCTGTCGGACCGGTAG
- a CDS encoding KdsC family phosphatase: MGNFKEDIARIRAFVFDVDGVMTDGGITVTPEGEFLRTFYAKDGYALSLALKKGYRIAIITGGRGKALQVRFDMIGIEHVYTNCHHKLKALHELCGIWSMEPDEIMYMGDDVPDLEPMTHVGMPVCPADAAMEVIGISRYVSQFNGGAGCVRDVVEQVMRARGDWYKLGDEPIPVASR, from the coding sequence ATGGGAAATTTCAAAGAAGACATAGCCCGCATACGGGCCTTCGTATTCGATGTAGACGGCGTGATGACCGACGGCGGCATCACCGTCACGCCCGAAGGCGAGTTTTTGCGCACTTTTTACGCCAAGGACGGTTACGCGCTGTCGCTGGCCCTGAAAAAGGGATACCGCATCGCCATCATCACCGGGGGACGGGGCAAAGCGCTTCAGGTGCGCTTCGACATGATCGGGATCGAACATGTCTACACGAACTGTCACCACAAGCTCAAGGCGTTGCACGAACTGTGCGGCATCTGGAGCATGGAGCCCGACGAGATCATGTACATGGGCGACGACGTGCCCGATCTGGAACCCATGACGCACGTGGGCATGCCGGTTTGCCCGGCCGATGCCGCCATGGAAGTGATCGGCATATCGCGCTACGTCTCCCAGTTCAACGGAGGAGCGGGCTGCGTGCGCGATGTCGTGGAGCAGGTGATGCGCGCGCGAGGCGACTGGTACAAGCTCGGCGACGAGCCGATACCGGTCGCGTCGAGATAA
- a CDS encoding Rossmann-like and DUF2520 domain-containing protein, translated as MKTVVVIGSGNVAEALAGAIAASPYGLAQLYARNRDRGERIARSYGCPFASDPQELAPADIYLIAVSDRAVGEAAEALDFGRAVVAHTAGSVPLDGLPGKIRNRGVFYPLQTFTAGRHISLGDVPLLVEGSDPQTTRTLLRLARALSSNARQASSEERAKLHLAAVFASNFSNHMYAIAQQLLDRYGLPADLLKPLMRETAAKALESASAADVQTGPARRGDMLTQKRHLDILDDCPELQNIYENISRHIWEISKKT; from the coding sequence ATGAAAACGGTCGTCGTCATCGGAAGCGGGAACGTGGCCGAAGCGCTGGCCGGAGCAATCGCCGCCAGTCCGTACGGACTGGCGCAGCTTTACGCCCGCAACCGCGACCGGGGCGAACGGATCGCCCGCTCGTACGGCTGTCCGTTCGCCAGCGATCCGCAAGAGTTGGCTCCGGCCGACATCTATCTGATCGCCGTAAGCGACCGGGCGGTCGGAGAAGCGGCCGAAGCGCTCGATTTCGGCCGAGCCGTCGTGGCCCATACGGCCGGCAGCGTACCGCTCGACGGGCTGCCGGGAAAAATCCGGAACCGGGGCGTGTTCTATCCTTTGCAAACTTTCACGGCCGGGCGGCATATCTCTCTCGGCGACGTGCCGCTGCTCGTCGAAGGCTCCGATCCGCAGACGACCCGTACCCTGCTTCGTCTGGCACGCGCGCTCAGCTCGAACGCGAGGCAAGCCTCGTCGGAGGAACGGGCGAAGCTGCATCTGGCAGCCGTCTTCGCAAGCAATTTTTCGAACCACATGTACGCGATCGCCCAGCAGTTGCTCGACCGGTACGGACTTCCGGCCGATCTGCTGAAGCCCCTGATGCGCGAGACGGCCGCCAAAGCGCTCGAAAGCGCTTCGGCGGCGGACGTGCAGACCGGTCCGGCCCGCCGAGGCGACATGTTGACGCAAAAACGCCATCTCGACATACTGGACGATTGCCCCGAACTGCAGAACATATACGAAAACATAAGCCGACACATATGGGAAATTTCAAAGAAGACATAG
- a CDS encoding YhjD/YihY/BrkB family envelope integrity protein: protein MSEWIKKIVQYITKDIWVKKEHEYKSRHTRWAVQQFKVFIFTAQGIGQHSILVRSAALTFYTLMSLVPIAALVFSVMKGFGFEARLNEYLHEQFPQYRVLIDQVLTFANAMIQRTKGGVIASVGVVVLFWSVIKVFNYVESSFNSIWEVRRSRSLTRKFSDYTTVIVIAPILWVISSSIGIQIQQHLLHYTSTPIVNVLLGTLSTLVIWTMFTFVYLVMPNTKVKLRSALTAGIMAGTIFVLFQLAYVFIQSRLTNYNAIYGSFAAVPLFLIWLQTSWQIVLFGAELSFAYQNIRKFEFEKTAGEMSLEYRKKALLVIMHQIVRHFMAGGSAMSSEEIARNLNLPVRVVRDTVFALEKAGLIVPVVSPDEKTGLYVPARDIHTIRVYDVIHRVETSGHAAFEPEQSPEFETMDAIVQALNRAESDSPANRLIMDIEIGGKKEERA, encoded by the coding sequence ATGAGCGAATGGATTAAGAAAATCGTCCAGTACATCACCAAGGACATCTGGGTGAAGAAAGAGCACGAGTACAAGTCGCGCCACACGCGGTGGGCCGTCCAGCAGTTCAAGGTCTTCATCTTCACGGCTCAGGGCATCGGGCAGCACAGCATTCTGGTCCGCTCGGCCGCGCTGACTTTCTATACGCTGATGTCGCTCGTACCGATCGCGGCCCTGGTCTTCAGCGTCATGAAAGGTTTCGGATTCGAGGCCCGACTGAACGAGTACCTGCACGAGCAGTTCCCGCAGTACAGGGTCCTGATAGATCAGGTGCTGACATTCGCCAACGCGATGATCCAGCGGACCAAAGGCGGCGTGATCGCGTCGGTCGGCGTGGTCGTGCTGTTCTGGTCGGTCATCAAGGTATTCAACTACGTCGAAAGCTCGTTCAACAGCATCTGGGAAGTGCGACGCTCGCGCTCGCTGACGCGCAAGTTCAGCGACTACACGACGGTCATCGTCATCGCGCCGATTCTGTGGGTCATCTCGAGCAGCATCGGCATCCAGATACAGCAGCACCTGCTCCATTACACCTCGACCCCGATCGTCAACGTCCTGCTCGGTACGCTGTCGACGCTCGTCATCTGGACGATGTTCACGTTCGTCTACCTGGTCATGCCCAATACGAAAGTGAAACTGCGCAGCGCGTTGACGGCAGGAATCATGGCGGGCACGATCTTCGTCTTGTTCCAACTGGCCTACGTTTTCATCCAGTCGCGACTGACGAACTACAACGCTATTTACGGCAGCTTCGCGGCCGTACCCCTGTTCCTGATCTGGCTTCAGACGAGCTGGCAGATCGTGCTGTTCGGAGCCGAGCTCTCGTTCGCCTATCAGAATATCCGGAAATTCGAGTTCGAGAAAACCGCCGGAGAGATGAGCCTCGAATACAGGAAAAAGGCACTGCTGGTCATCATGCACCAGATCGTCAGGCATTTCATGGCCGGAGGAAGCGCCATGTCATCCGAAGAGATAGCTCGGAACCTGAACCTGCCCGTACGCGTCGTGCGCGACACGGTTTTCGCGCTGGAGAAAGCGGGCCTGATCGTCCCGGTCGTCAGCCCGGACGAAAAGACGGGACTGTACGTGCCGGCGCGCGACATCCATACGATCCGCGTGTACGACGTCATTCACCGGGTCGAAACCTCCGGCCATGCCGCGTTCGAGCCCGAGCAGAGTCCCGAGTTCGAGACCATGGACGCCATCGTGCAGGCGCTGAACCGGGCGGAAAGCGACAGTCCGGCCAACCGCCTGATCATGGATATCGAAATCGGCGGAAAAAAAGAGGAGCGGGCATGA
- a CDS encoding THUMP-like domain-containing protein codes for MTEQELDILAQDSSRELIERHIDEDPARAALRLGPHAALLSTQIKYLQRAKTKLPSYHRARCIIPPLAFEQASSEAAAEAKTYEGGLCIDLTCGLGVDSLMLSRRFRRVVSLERDPVLALVARYNFERLEARNIEVICTSAETFVAEFAGTADLIYADPARRDGANRRLVRLEECSPDVRSLMPRLRQIARRIVVKASPLFDTDEAFALFGGEVSVEAVSLRGECKELLIDLPGTDRPEGPGLLRATAIGRGTRTFRPEQLRDGKPDAGFDPPYDYLLVPDVSLYKIRAARCYLQSAGAFAASETGYGFARHLPDDFLGHAYPIEEIVPYRPKALKALFKARGIERLNLLKRDFPLDAEQIARATGIRQGGNGMAAFTTVDGRRIAVMLSEEGRERDRQL; via the coding sequence ATGACAGAACAGGAACTCGACATTCTGGCGCAAGACTCTTCCCGGGAGCTCATCGAACGGCATATCGACGAAGACCCGGCCCGGGCGGCCCTCCGCCTCGGGCCGCATGCCGCTCTGCTGTCGACGCAGATCAAATACCTCCAACGGGCCAAAACGAAACTGCCTTCCTATCACCGGGCCCGCTGCATCATTCCGCCGCTGGCGTTCGAGCAGGCCAGCAGCGAAGCGGCAGCCGAAGCGAAGACTTACGAAGGCGGACTGTGCATCGATCTGACCTGCGGCCTGGGCGTCGACTCGCTGATGCTGTCCCGACGATTCCGGCGCGTCGTCTCTCTAGAGCGCGATCCGGTACTGGCGCTCGTCGCCCGGTACAATTTCGAGCGGCTCGAAGCGCGCAATATCGAGGTAATCTGCACGTCAGCGGAAACGTTCGTCGCGGAATTCGCCGGAACGGCCGACCTGATTTACGCCGATCCGGCCCGACGGGACGGGGCGAACCGCCGGCTGGTCCGGCTGGAGGAGTGCTCGCCCGACGTCCGTTCGCTGATGCCCCGCCTGCGGCAAATAGCCCGACGGATAGTCGTCAAGGCATCCCCGCTGTTCGATACGGACGAGGCTTTCGCCCTGTTCGGAGGCGAGGTGTCGGTCGAGGCCGTGTCGCTGCGCGGCGAGTGCAAGGAGCTGCTGATCGATCTGCCCGGCACGGACCGGCCGGAAGGACCCGGTCTATTGCGAGCCACGGCAATCGGCCGGGGCACCCGGACCTTTCGCCCGGAGCAGCTGCGAGACGGAAAGCCGGACGCCGGATTCGACCCTCCTTACGACTATCTGCTCGTTCCCGACGTCTCGCTCTACAAAATCCGGGCGGCCCGCTGCTACCTGCAATCGGCAGGCGCATTCGCCGCCTCGGAAACCGGCTACGGGTTTGCACGACATTTGCCCGACGACTTTCTCGGACACGCGTATCCGATCGAAGAGATCGTGCCGTACCGTCCCAAGGCTTTGAAAGCTCTGTTCAAAGCACGCGGAATCGAGCGGCTGAATCTGCTGAAAAGGGATTTTCCGCTCGACGCCGAGCAAATCGCCCGGGCGACCGGCATCCGGCAGGGCGGCAACGGCATGGCGGCCTTCACGACAGTGGACGGACGACGGATCGCCGTCATGCTGTCGGAAGAAGGACGCGAAAGGGACAGGCAACTTTGA
- a CDS encoding ComEC/Rec2 family competence protein: MLLNDKIRITPFARILPPLAAGIACQRFASAPLWAVALIAAAIYAGAWLTRKIPAGRAYVYASLFCTGLLLADLSSTKRPMPRNERLAMIVEIDRTPSLSGRWAVTTARAGMYRCFGRQAGTTPARWQPTDEKIELRFDTGFHVSVGEQMAVAGYLNPIDTSGSRYGALMRSRGLTARAYVTRGNLIARMDGNGRTAMRSAALFQRAAVERLSRLRLSETDRSMVCALVAGERRTMDRDLRAAYARTGTAHILAVSGLHMGFVMLLVNLALGWVVLLRHGHLIRNVLAILALWTYAVMAGLSPSVVRSALMLSAAQAALGASVSGNGYNVVLGTATLMLAVRPSYLSDVSFQLSFAAVLSILFFYPRLYRRRLSRHRALDALYSSLLLGAAAQIGTLPLIAYHFGNVPLVSLAINPVVIFAAFVVIGASLLWLLCPLPLWNPFLSRIVETALTVQNGMVAHAAASPAAAIEGIVLPEWAVVLAYALLGMLAVAVKLREEKRTDGPTRRIRKRKVAH; the protein is encoded by the coding sequence ATGCTACTGAACGACAAAATACGGATCACGCCTTTCGCCCGAATCCTGCCCCCTCTGGCAGCAGGCATCGCCTGCCAGCGGTTCGCAAGCGCGCCGCTATGGGCCGTCGCGCTGATCGCTGCCGCCATTTACGCCGGAGCTTGGCTCACGCGGAAAATTCCGGCAGGCCGCGCCTACGTCTACGCTTCGCTGTTCTGCACGGGTCTCCTGCTCGCCGACCTCTCCTCGACGAAAAGGCCGATGCCCCGAAACGAGCGGCTGGCGATGATCGTCGAAATCGACCGGACGCCGTCCCTCTCCGGACGCTGGGCCGTCACGACCGCACGGGCGGGAATGTATCGCTGCTTCGGCAGACAAGCAGGGACGACGCCAGCCCGCTGGCAGCCGACCGACGAGAAAATCGAACTGCGGTTCGACACGGGATTCCATGTCTCCGTAGGCGAGCAGATGGCCGTCGCGGGCTATCTGAACCCGATCGACACCTCCGGCAGCCGGTATGGAGCCCTGATGCGAAGCCGGGGCCTGACGGCACGGGCCTACGTCACCCGAGGAAACCTGATAGCCCGCATGGACGGCAACGGGCGAACGGCCATGCGGAGCGCCGCGCTGTTCCAACGGGCGGCGGTCGAGCGGCTGTCACGGCTTCGTCTGTCGGAAACCGACCGGAGCATGGTCTGCGCGCTGGTCGCTGGCGAAAGACGCACCATGGACCGGGACCTGCGGGCCGCCTATGCCCGCACGGGCACGGCGCACATACTGGCCGTATCGGGCCTGCACATGGGATTCGTGATGCTGCTCGTCAATCTGGCGCTCGGCTGGGTCGTACTGCTGCGGCACGGCCATCTGATCCGGAACGTTCTGGCGATCCTCGCGCTATGGACCTATGCCGTTATGGCCGGACTGTCGCCGTCGGTCGTCCGCTCGGCCCTGATGCTGTCGGCCGCGCAAGCGGCGCTCGGTGCCTCGGTCAGCGGCAACGGCTACAACGTCGTGCTCGGCACGGCGACGCTGATGCTGGCCGTCCGGCCGAGCTATCTGTCCGACGTAAGCTTTCAACTCTCGTTCGCCGCCGTGCTGTCGATCCTGTTTTTCTATCCCCGCCTTTACCGCAGGCGTCTGAGCCGGCACCGGGCGCTCGACGCGCTGTACAGTTCGCTGCTGCTCGGCGCGGCGGCCCAGATCGGCACGCTGCCCCTGATAGCCTATCACTTCGGAAACGTTCCGCTCGTCTCGCTGGCAATCAATCCGGTCGTAATTTTCGCGGCTTTCGTCGTAATCGGAGCCTCGCTGCTCTGGCTGCTGTGTCCGCTACCGCTGTGGAACCCATTTCTGAGCCGCATCGTCGAAACGGCCCTGACCGTTCAAAACGGCATGGTCGCGCATGCCGCCGCGTCTCCCGCCGCCGCGATCGAGGGCATCGTCCTTCCGGAATGGGCGGTAGTACTTGCGTACGCCCTGCTGGGAATGCTGGCCGTGGCGGTCAAACTGCGCGAAGAGAAACGGACGGACGGCCCGACGAGACGCATTCGGAAGAGAAAAGTTGCGCATTAG
- a CDS encoding YifB family Mg chelatase-like AAA ATPase, protein MFVKSHGSAVLGIDALPIAAEVNITAGIGMYLVGLPDNAVRESQERIRAAFENCSYKMSGKKVVVNLSPADIRKEGSAYDLTIALGILAATEQLPAERLSRYIVMGELSLDGSVLPVRGALPMALAARDKGFAGVILPRQNAPEAAVVSSIDVYGISHLREVVDFLRGDRELEPVQADTQALLRQQGGAYEADFSDVKGQRVAKRALEIAAAGGHNVLMIGSPGSGKTMLARRLPSIMPPMTLDEALETTKIHSVAGRIGAGSGLIGQRPFRSPHHLTSRVALIGGGSTPQPGEISLAHNGVLFLDELPEFGRTLIETLRQPMEEGRVTVSRAKYTVEYPADFMLIAAMNPCPCGYYGHPSRECVCSKSAVYQYMNRISGPVLDRIDLHVHVSPLSFSELYGERPEESSATIRLRVIAARAAQQARFAGLPIHCNASMGSKQIRAFCPLPAESETMLRRAMERMHLSARAYDRIVKVARTIADLAGEARIAPAHIAEAIRYRSLDRESAR, encoded by the coding sequence ATGTTCGTCAAAAGCCATGGCAGCGCGGTGCTCGGTATCGACGCGCTGCCGATCGCCGCAGAGGTCAATATCACGGCCGGCATCGGCATGTATCTGGTCGGCCTGCCCGATAACGCGGTCCGAGAAAGTCAGGAACGCATCCGGGCCGCATTCGAGAACTGCTCGTACAAAATGAGCGGCAAGAAAGTCGTCGTCAACCTTTCGCCGGCCGACATCCGCAAGGAGGGATCGGCCTACGACCTGACCATTGCGCTGGGTATTCTGGCCGCGACCGAGCAACTGCCCGCCGAAAGGCTCTCGCGGTATATCGTGATGGGCGAGCTGTCGCTCGACGGCTCGGTGCTGCCCGTGCGAGGAGCCCTGCCGATGGCTCTCGCGGCCCGCGACAAGGGATTCGCGGGCGTGATCCTGCCCCGGCAAAACGCCCCGGAAGCGGCCGTCGTGTCGTCGATCGACGTCTATGGCATATCCCACCTGAGGGAAGTCGTCGACTTTCTGCGCGGAGACCGGGAACTCGAGCCCGTGCAAGCCGATACGCAAGCGCTTCTCCGGCAGCAGGGCGGAGCCTACGAAGCCGATTTCAGCGACGTCAAGGGACAGCGGGTCGCCAAGCGAGCGCTCGAAATCGCCGCGGCCGGAGGCCACAACGTGCTGATGATCGGTTCTCCGGGCTCGGGCAAAACGATGCTCGCCCGGCGGCTGCCGTCGATCATGCCGCCGATGACGCTCGACGAGGCGCTCGAGACGACGAAAATCCACTCGGTGGCCGGACGCATCGGAGCAGGCAGCGGACTGATCGGACAACGCCCGTTCCGATCCCCGCACCACCTGACCTCGCGCGTCGCGCTGATCGGCGGCGGAAGCACGCCCCAGCCGGGAGAGATATCTCTCGCGCATAACGGAGTTCTGTTTCTCGACGAGCTGCCCGAGTTCGGCCGCACGCTGATCGAAACGCTGCGCCAGCCGATGGAGGAAGGACGCGTGACCGTATCGCGGGCGAAATACACGGTCGAATATCCGGCCGACTTCATGCTCATAGCCGCGATGAATCCCTGCCCGTGCGGATATTACGGGCACCCTTCGCGGGAATGCGTCTGCTCGAAAAGCGCCGTGTACCAGTACATGAACCGCATCTCGGGTCCGGTGCTCGACCGGATCGACCTGCACGTGCACGTTTCGCCGCTCAGCTTTTCCGAACTCTACGGCGAGCGACCCGAGGAGAGCAGCGCAACGATCCGGCTCCGGGTCATCGCGGCCCGGGCGGCGCAACAGGCCCGATTCGCCGGACTGCCGATTCATTGCAACGCCTCGATGGGAAGCAAGCAAATCCGCGCATTCTGTCCGCTGCCTGCCGAATCGGAAACCATGCTGCGCCGTGCCATGGAACGCATGCACCTTTCGGCCCGGGCTTACGACCGCATCGTCAAAGTAGCCCGAACGATCGCCGATCTGGCCGGAGAGGCCCGGATCGCGCCGGCCCACATCGCCGAAGCGATCCGCTACCGCAGTCTCGACCGCGAATCGGCGAGATAA
- a CDS encoding alpha-L-rhamnosidase C-terminal domain-containing protein: MKRTFVLTSLLAFAALSPNDSGYGASPSPDAAGLCVPVRGSFCGEKVPESPDPLVAYRWERPLASDDLEHYELHPLSIEMRTASGKTRSIRPGRPIRIDEPCTLMLDFGQVNAGWLAFDSDDLAGEVEMSISEYTEPAVLNAGAQHPVKTAAAERQDGNTYLLRLNDELYEGVRYGWIHVRSADRPFTISAIRLTCQIKPTNYEGSFACNDPSLTRIWYTGAYTVKLNLLKDYFGAILMERSDRHSWTGDAHPSQAASMVAFGNYDFVKQNLFYTSTQFNGIAGYSLYWVLSLVDYFDYTGDRQTFDQLKENACNKLDIAYEHYGKSPDLQFFGWDERLGAGFENPNCPESQNAYKMLSLRAWNEFSRAAGAAGYADIAEKYAAYVEQKSRELREHPDPFGSFGLFAASDAVNAGFTTPAEQQRLWQNAFSDRQQRLSYSPFNQYFVIQAMARMGRHAEALTTIDDCWGGQLRYGGTTFFEVYRPSWNESLAPNGAPVNNQCGYTSLTHPWSAGVTKWLSEEILGIRPLSPGFGSFLAAPHLTPDVHSVRGSMPTPHGTVRYSFDLKTGRGRLVVPDGTRATVGIPKSGRTVRSVLLGKRPAEQASDKRTEDSLFVYYHGIRPGEYEIRAAYSGKLRRPRKEPFLYACPQPAVQDSTTRGDWPGRYGSKGYVFCHYEPDGSHRIRLPEFTDSIRFAKTGGLHIATRTDDRRAPVSEDGSGTRNAGTVVTLDPAPCNQTMTVDIRNKHDGPYRLALYFVDWEKTGRRSAVEVFDLDDKRLLMPVQIVRDYREGRYVVLSLEGSVRLRINQVRGTNASLCALFFD; encoded by the coding sequence ATGAAAAGAACCTTCGTTTTGACCTCGCTGCTGGCATTCGCCGCGCTCTCGCCGAACGATTCGGGCTACGGAGCCTCTCCGAGTCCGGACGCAGCGGGGCTTTGCGTCCCCGTTCGGGGTTCGTTCTGCGGAGAAAAAGTTCCCGAGTCTCCCGATCCGCTCGTCGCATACCGCTGGGAACGTCCGCTGGCTTCCGACGATCTGGAGCATTACGAGCTGCACCCCCTGTCGATCGAGATGCGGACGGCATCCGGCAAAACGCGGAGCATCCGGCCCGGCCGGCCGATCCGGATCGACGAGCCTTGCACCCTGATGCTCGATTTCGGACAAGTGAACGCCGGATGGCTCGCATTCGACTCCGACGACCTGGCCGGAGAAGTCGAGATGAGTATCAGCGAATATACCGAGCCGGCCGTGCTGAACGCCGGCGCCCAGCATCCCGTCAAAACGGCCGCCGCCGAGCGTCAGGACGGAAATACCTATCTGCTGAGACTGAACGACGAGCTCTACGAGGGCGTCCGCTACGGGTGGATTCATGTCCGGTCGGCAGATCGCCCGTTCACGATCTCTGCGATCCGCCTGACATGCCAGATCAAGCCGACGAACTACGAGGGCAGCTTCGCCTGCAACGATCCCTCGCTGACCCGCATCTGGTACACCGGAGCCTACACCGTCAAGCTGAACCTGCTCAAGGACTACTTCGGCGCCATCCTGATGGAGCGCAGCGACCGGCACTCATGGACGGGCGACGCCCACCCGTCGCAGGCAGCCTCCATGGTGGCCTTCGGAAACTACGATTTCGTAAAGCAAAACCTCTTCTACACCTCGACCCAGTTCAACGGCATCGCGGGCTACTCGCTTTACTGGGTCCTGAGCCTGGTCGACTATTTCGACTATACGGGAGACCGGCAGACGTTCGACCAGCTGAAAGAAAACGCCTGCAACAAACTGGACATCGCCTACGAGCATTACGGCAAGAGTCCCGACCTACAATTTTTCGGCTGGGACGAACGGCTCGGAGCCGGATTCGAGAATCCGAACTGCCCGGAGTCCCAGAATGCGTATAAGATGCTGTCGCTGCGCGCGTGGAACGAATTCAGTCGGGCCGCAGGGGCCGCAGGCTACGCCGACATCGCCGAGAAGTACGCCGCTTACGTCGAACAGAAAAGCCGGGAGCTGCGGGAGCATCCCGATCCGTTCGGATCGTTCGGCCTTTTCGCGGCGTCGGATGCCGTGAACGCCGGCTTCACCACGCCCGCCGAGCAGCAGCGCCTGTGGCAAAACGCCTTCTCGGACCGGCAGCAGCGCCTTTCCTACTCTCCGTTCAACCAATACTTCGTCATTCAGGCGATGGCCCGCATGGGACGGCATGCCGAAGCGCTGACGACGATCGACGACTGCTGGGGCGGCCAGTTGCGATACGGCGGGACCACGTTTTTCGAAGTGTATCGCCCGTCGTGGAACGAGTCGCTCGCTCCGAACGGCGCGCCGGTCAACAACCAATGCGGCTATACGAGCCTGACTCATCCGTGGAGCGCCGGCGTCACGAAATGGCTGTCCGAGGAAATTCTCGGCATCAGGCCCCTTTCGCCGGGATTCGGAAGCTTTCTCGCCGCTCCGCACCTTACGCCCGACGTGCATTCGGTCCGCGGCAGCATGCCGACTCCGCACGGAACCGTCCGCTACTCCTTCGATCTGAAAACGGGCAGGGGACGCCTCGTAGTCCCGGACGGGACACGGGCTACGGTCGGGATTCCGAAGTCGGGCCGAACGGTCCGCTCGGTGCTGCTGGGCAAACGGCCCGCCGAGCAGGCGTCCGACAAGCGCACCGAGGACTCGCTGTTCGTATACTATCACGGGATACGGCCCGGCGAATACGAGATCCGCGCCGCGTATTCCGGCAAGTTGCGCCGCCCCCGGAAAGAGCCTTTCCTGTACGCCTGCCCGCAACCCGCCGTGCAGGACTCGACGACGCGGGGCGACTGGCCGGGCCGATACGGAAGCAAGGGTTACGTCTTCTGCCACTACGAACCGGACGGTTCCCACCGAATCCGACTGCCCGAATTCACCGACTCGATCCGCTTCGCCAAAACGGGCGGGCTGCATATCGCGACGCGAACGGACGACCGCCGGGCCCCGGTATCGGAAGACGGAAGCGGAACGCGGAACGCGGGCACGGTCGTCACGCTCGATCCGGCTCCGTGCAACCAAACCATGACCGTCGATATCCGCAACAAGCACGACGGACCGTACCGGCTGGCGCTCTATTTCGTCGATTGGGAAAAGACGGGTCGCCGGTCGGCGGTAGAAGTATTCGATCTGGACGACAAACGGCTGCTGATGCCCGTCCAGATCGTCCGGGACTATCGCGAAGGACGGTACGTCGTCCTGTCGCTCGAAGGCTCCGTACGGCTGAGGATCAATCAGGTGCGGGGAACGAACGCATCGCTCTGCGCGCTGTTCTTCGACTGA